The window GACAAGATTTCGGCTCCGACACAACCATCCATAAACTGCGGGTACGCTGCTACATCATTAATTAAGTCATACACTTCTACCGCCGGATAGGGCAGTAAAGCACTGCGACTAATCTCAGTCATATCAGCTTTTACCTATAGATGAAGTGATGAATATAGCGGTAATTGAGCATAAGTACGCTCTAATCAACATGGACGACAGCGACACCCTCATTGGGATAATAACGCCTTCGATAAAGTCCAGACAAATACCAGCAACACGCTGGGCGCAGCAATATACCTTAAAAGCCAATACCAAAGCGCAAATACTTTATCGCTCTCCACATACAATTCATCCCGCAGCACTTCTATACGCATCCGCCAACCTACGAAAAATGCAATTAAACAACCGCCAACGGGCAATAATATATTCGCGGTTAAAAAATCCAGCAAACCAAATACAGACAAACCCAATAGTTGAATATGCTGCAATGCGCTAAAGGAAAATATCGTCACCAAGCCCAGCGACCATACGAGTAGAGTAACTACTACCGCAGCGGCTGGACGCCACCAACCAAACCGTTCCGATAACCAGACAATCGCTGGCTCTAGTAAAGCCACCCCGGACACAATAGCGGTCAGTGACACCATCAAAAAAAACAAACCGCCAAAATAATTTCCGTATAGCATATTTCCAAAACCATAGGGCATGGCCACAAACATCAAGCCTGGGCCCATAGCCGGTGCCATATTTAAACTGAATACCAAAGGGAAAATAGCCAGCCCCGCTAGCAATGACACCAACACATCTACAGTAACGGCGATACCCACCATCCGGGTAATAGACCGTTTGTCAGGCACGTAAGCGCCGTAGGTCATCATCGCTCCAACACCAATAGTTAAGGTAAAAAAAGCATGTCCCAACGCTTTTAACCACAGCTGCGCGGTCATCACCGAAAAATCCGTTGCAAACAAAAAATCTACCGCGGCATAAAAATCACCTACCTGATAGCTGTAAATCACTAAGGCGATTAGCAATATAAAAAGTAACGGCACTAAAAAACGCGCAACACCACCAAGTCCCTTTCGGACTCCGGCGATCGCAATAAATAACAGCAGGATTAAGTACAATGATTGCCACTGCATTAACACCAAAGGAGATGCTAATAGCTGATTAAAACTATCTCCTGCCAATTGCGCACTACCGGCGATAAATTCACCCGTAACGAGTTTGCCAACATACGCAAAGCTCCAGCCAGCAATAACCGCGTAATACGACAACACCAACAGCGCTGCGATAGGACCCAGCCAACCAATGATCTGCCAGCCGCGAGACACCCCCGCTTCTAAACTTAAAGACTCCATCGCAGTTACAGTGTTAGCACGACCACGGCTGCCCAATACAACTTCTGCCACCATGATCGGCATAGCTACCAGTAACGTGCACACTAAATAGGCCAGCACAAAAGCTGCGCCACCATTTTCACCAGCAAGGTAAGAAAACTTCCATAGATTGCCCAGACCCAAGGTGGCGCCAATGGTCGCCGCCACAAAGGACCAGCTTCTGCGCCAGCCGCGGCGCTTGGAATCGTAAAAACTCATGTGTTAATTCTATTCATTATGCTCAATTGGTTGGTAGCCGCCCCGTGCAATCACTCAACGCAGCAGTCTGGC is drawn from Oceanicoccus sp. KOV_DT_Chl and contains these coding sequences:
- a CDS encoding sodium-dependent transporter; protein product: MSFYDSKRRGWRRSWSFVAATIGATLGLGNLWKFSYLAGENGGAAFVLAYLVCTLLVAMPIMVAEVVLGSRGRANTVTAMESLSLEAGVSRGWQIIGWLGPIAALLVLSYYAVIAGWSFAYVGKLVTGEFIAGSAQLAGDSFNQLLASPLVLMQWQSLYLILLLFIAIAGVRKGLGGVARFLVPLLFILLIALVIYSYQVGDFYAAVDFLFATDFSVMTAQLWLKALGHAFFTLTIGVGAMMTYGAYVPDKRSITRMVGIAVTVDVLVSLLAGLAIFPLVFSLNMAPAMGPGLMFVAMPYGFGNMLYGNYFGGLFFLMVSLTAIVSGVALLEPAIVWLSERFGWWRPAAAVVVTLLVWSLGLVTIFSFSALQHIQLLGLSVFGLLDFLTANILLPVGGCLIAFFVGWRMRIEVLRDELYVESDKVFALWYWLLRYIAAPSVLLVFVWTLSKALLSQ